One window of ANME-2 cluster archaeon genomic DNA carries:
- a CDS encoding NAD(P)/FAD-dependent oxidoreductase: MKDRYDVIVVGAGPGGSQTARTAALKGLDVLLIEKRQQIGDPVRCAEGVNKEYLKEYIEPDPAWISAEVKGSKIYSPDGTLVEMSEELSGAEVGYVLERKVFDRALAREAALAGAEVMVKTRATGLLMEGGFVKGIKAEHMGKKYTIKADIVIGADGVESRVGRWAGIDTTLKPKDMCTCAQYLITDFTIDPDFCEFFLGNKIAPVGYIWVFPKGNNMANVGIGITGHMSGKGKALELLDEFIVKRFPDCRKIELVVGGVPVSGTIDRTVANGLMLVGDAARQSDPVTGGGIFNAMWAGDIAGKVAANAIRRSDVSAESLQEYEKAWRAELGRDLDMSLVVKERFTRMTDYELNTLAHSLEGVDLGSTTLIGLVWALFKANKKLLWDLRSIFIGIKDIENEVKREVYS, translated from the coding sequence ATGAAGGACCGATATGATGTTATTGTGGTGGGAGCAGGTCCTGGTGGTTCACAAACTGCAAGGACTGCAGCCCTTAAAGGACTTGATGTACTGCTTATCGAAAAGCGACAGCAGATAGGGGACCCTGTGCGGTGCGCTGAGGGTGTGAATAAGGAATACCTCAAGGAATATATCGAACCTGACCCTGCCTGGATATCTGCTGAGGTCAAGGGTTCAAAGATATACTCACCAGATGGCACTCTTGTCGAGATGAGTGAGGAACTATCCGGTGCTGAAGTAGGATATGTGCTGGAACGTAAAGTGTTCGACCGGGCACTGGCAAGGGAGGCTGCACTGGCAGGGGCCGAAGTGATGGTCAAGACCAGAGCCACTGGATTATTGATGGAAGGTGGTTTTGTTAAAGGCATAAAAGCTGAACATATGGGTAAGAAGTATACGATAAAAGCAGATATCGTGATAGGGGCAGATGGTGTTGAGTCCAGAGTGGGACGCTGGGCCGGAATTGATACTACGTTAAAGCCAAAGGATATGTGTACCTGTGCCCAGTATCTTATTACAGACTTTACTATTGACCCGGATTTTTGCGAGTTCTTCCTGGGGAATAAAATTGCTCCCGTGGGTTATATCTGGGTATTCCCGAAAGGGAACAATATGGCTAATGTTGGAATTGGCATAACCGGTCATATGTCAGGTAAAGGAAAGGCATTGGAACTGCTTGATGAGTTCATTGTTAAACGTTTTCCTGATTGCAGGAAGATTGAGCTGGTAGTAGGAGGCGTACCCGTAAGCGGTACAATTGATAGGACAGTTGCCAACGGCCTTATGCTCGTTGGAGATGCTGCCCGCCAATCAGACCCGGTGACAGGTGGCGGGATATTTAATGCTATGTGGGCCGGGGATATAGCTGGGAAAGTGGCGGCTAATGCTATCAGGCGCTCAGATGTGTCTGCTGAATCTTTGCAGGAGTATGAGAAGGCATGGCGAGCTGAACTGGGGCGTGACCTGGATATGAGCCTGGTGGTCAAGGAACGGTTCACCAGAATGACAGACTATGAACTGAACACGTTGGCACATTCCCTTGAAGGAGTTGACCTGGGTAGTACTACTCTTATCGGACTGGTGTGGGCTTTGTTCAAGGCCAATAAGAAACTATTATGGGATTTGAGGAGTATATTCATAGGTATCAAGGATATTGAGAATGAGGTCAAAAGGGAGGTATATTCATGA
- a CDS encoding phosphoribosyltransferase, whose translation MSRDLARMVHISKFKPEIIVAIGRGGYVPARVVCDYLLFRDLTSIKMEHWGVAATIDDMAHIRFGLSTDISNMRVLLVDDVTDTGDTLLEALHYIMDCQPSEVRTAVLQHKTCSSYVPDYYAHRIVKWRWVIYPWAMFEDLSGFIGRITGEEWKTPQEIQQRLFHDFKLSIGLGKLGRIFVDMEMHGMIESTNRKGRIVYRKAD comes from the coding sequence ATGTCTCGTGACCTCGCGCGCATGGTACATATTTCCAAATTTAAACCAGAGATTATTGTAGCCATCGGCAGAGGAGGATATGTACCTGCGCGGGTGGTATGTGATTACCTGTTATTCCGCGATCTGACCTCGATAAAGATGGAGCACTGGGGCGTAGCAGCTACCATTGATGACATGGCCCATATACGGTTCGGACTTTCCACTGACATATCCAATATGCGGGTACTGCTGGTGGACGATGTCACCGATACTGGTGATACGCTGCTGGAAGCACTTCATTACATCATGGACTGCCAGCCGTCTGAAGTTCGGACGGCCGTACTGCAGCACAAGACCTGCTCATCCTATGTGCCTGACTACTATGCACACAGGATAGTGAAATGGCGCTGGGTCATCTATCCCTGGGCCATGTTCGAAGACCTGTCAGGGTTCATTGGCAGGATAACAGGTGAAGAATGGAAGACACCACAGGAGATACAACAACGCCTGTTCCATGATTTCAAGCTTTCAATAGGGCTCGGCAAACTGGGACGTATCTTCGTAGATATGGAAATGCATGGAATGATCGAGAGTACGAACAGGAAAGGAAGAATAGTCTACAGGAAGGCAGATTAA
- a CDS encoding site-2 protease family protein, whose translation MKWSLQIGKVIGIPIRLHVTFLFILILFIYYFAIIDFQIGTLVLGFNGMNISLMEKLIFSTIASILFFSTILLHELSHSFVAKRSGLNIQSITLFVFGGVAQMEEIPRNPKLELKMAAAGPALSLAIGLMTYALYVYFGPVEVDGIGMTAKNAVLITAGIISVYNLVLGIFNLLPAFPMDGGRVLRAFLAMWLPYMDATRMAVSIGKTFALLMGIFGLLTVNIMLILIAVFVFYGAQGEERETFFAISLEGIKVKDVMTPVQDLIFVPPGWTISQLVEAMFRFKHMGYPVQDGLDRPPLGIVTFEDVQKVPKQQHDTVQVKDIMTGNIISVTPETEAYQALQTIAKHNIGRLLVIKDGRLNGIITMKDIMRNMQFKHMYPSPE comes from the coding sequence ATGAAATGGTCTTTACAGATTGGAAAAGTTATCGGGATTCCGATACGGCTGCATGTAACCTTTCTTTTTATACTTATATTATTCATCTATTATTTTGCTATAATTGATTTCCAGATAGGCACATTGGTACTGGGATTCAACGGCATGAACATATCATTGATGGAAAAACTGATTTTCAGTACTATTGCCTCTATCCTGTTCTTCTCCACTATCCTGTTGCATGAATTGAGCCATTCATTCGTTGCCAAAAGAAGTGGCCTGAACATCCAGAGTATAACTCTCTTTGTGTTCGGGGGTGTGGCCCAGATGGAAGAGATACCCCGTAACCCAAAACTTGAATTGAAAATGGCTGCAGCAGGCCCTGCCCTGAGCCTGGCCATAGGCTTGATGACCTATGCATTGTATGTATATTTCGGCCCCGTTGAAGTTGATGGAATTGGCATGACCGCCAAAAACGCAGTGCTGATAACTGCAGGGATCATCTCGGTGTATAATCTGGTCCTTGGTATATTCAACCTCTTGCCCGCTTTTCCTATGGACGGCGGCCGTGTGCTCAGGGCATTTCTGGCAATGTGGCTTCCGTACATGGATGCTACCCGAATGGCGGTCTCAATAGGCAAAACCTTTGCGCTTTTGATGGGAATATTCGGTCTTCTCACAGTTAACATAATGCTCATATTGATAGCGGTATTTGTGTTCTATGGAGCACAGGGGGAAGAAAGAGAAACATTCTTTGCCATCAGTCTTGAAGGTATAAAAGTAAAAGATGTCATGACCCCGGTCCAGGATCTGATATTTGTCCCCCCTGGCTGGACCATATCCCAGCTTGTCGAAGCTATGTTCAGGTTCAAACACATGGGATACCCGGTGCAGGATGGGCTGGACAGACCACCCCTGGGAATTGTGACATTTGAAGATGTGCAAAAAGTTCCCAAACAGCAACATGATACTGTTCAGGTAAAGGATATCATGACTGGGAATATCATTTCAGTGACCCCTGAAACTGAAGCATACCAGGCACTTCAGACCATAGCAAAACATAATATTGGCAGGCTTCTTGTCATCAAGGATGGCAGGCTTAATGGTATCATAACAATGAAAGATATAATGAGAAACATGCAGTTCAAGCACATGTATCCTTCCCCTGAGTGA
- a CDS encoding pyridoxamine 5'-phosphate oxidase family protein — protein MVKLSTEVKEVIQKQKPLPIATADKTGKPNVIFVGMWKFIDDETIMIVDNFLKKTADNLKANPKLSLVAYDAESKKSYQVKGSVDYLEKGAMYDEAQAMASSKKLPGKAVLIFHVEEVYDSVYGPNAGTKIS, from the coding sequence ATGGTCAAATTATCCACTGAAGTGAAAGAAGTTATCCAAAAACAGAAACCTCTGCCAATTGCAACGGCAGACAAAACCGGCAAACCCAATGTTATTTTTGTCGGCATGTGGAAATTCATTGATGATGAGACAATAATGATAGTTGACAACTTCCTCAAGAAAACCGCGGATAACCTTAAAGCCAATCCGAAATTATCCCTGGTTGCTTATGATGCTGAATCCAAAAAATCCTATCAGGTCAAAGGTTCAGTTGACTATCTTGAAAAGGGGGCTATGTATGATGAAGCTCAAGCAATGGCTTCATCCAAGAAATTGCCTGGTAAAGCTGTTCTTATATTCCATGTAGAAGAGGTTTATGACTCGGTCTATGGACCAAACGCTGGTACGAAAATCTCATGA
- a CDS encoding branched-chain amino acid aminotransferase yields the protein MSDIKITRTKNSHISEVNFDTLGFGDVFTDHMFSMDYENGKWVNPRIEPYGKIEFEPAMCTLHYAQAVFEGLKAFHAKDGSINIFRPEKNLERMNRSNVRMCIPEIDVDMFMEAMTELIKLDRDWIPTSKGYSLYIRPFVFGTECFLGVHPSSTYRFMIILSPVGAYYKEGFNPVSLLVPDEYVRAVKGGVGEAKTSGNYAASLLPAKIAQEKGFTQVLWLDGEHHRYIDEVGTMNIFFVIDDVVITPPLEGSILPGITRDTALRLTKSWGMTVQEKRISIDEVIEASKQGHLREVFGTGTAAVISPVGEIQYKDITININDGKIGPIANRLFDEITRIQYGELPDNNGWIYKIP from the coding sequence ATGTCAGACATCAAGATCACAAGGACCAAAAACAGCCATATATCTGAAGTTAACTTTGATACGCTTGGCTTTGGTGATGTTTTTACAGACCATATGTTCAGTATGGATTACGAGAATGGTAAATGGGTAAATCCCAGAATAGAACCGTATGGTAAGATAGAATTCGAACCTGCTATGTGCACCCTGCACTATGCCCAGGCGGTATTTGAAGGCCTCAAGGCTTTCCATGCCAAAGACGGTAGCATCAACATATTCCGCCCTGAGAAAAACCTGGAACGTATGAACCGTTCGAACGTGAGGATGTGCATCCCTGAGATTGATGTGGATATGTTCATGGAGGCCATGACCGAACTGATTAAACTGGACAGGGACTGGATACCCACCTCAAAAGGATACTCCCTGTATATCCGACCTTTTGTCTTTGGCACTGAATGTTTCCTCGGTGTCCATCCATCCAGTACCTACCGCTTCATGATAATCCTCTCTCCGGTTGGTGCATACTACAAGGAAGGTTTCAATCCAGTCAGTCTGCTGGTTCCCGATGAATATGTCAGGGCGGTAAAGGGTGGTGTAGGTGAGGCAAAAACTTCTGGCAACTATGCAGCCAGTCTGCTTCCTGCAAAGATAGCCCAGGAAAAGGGATTTACCCAGGTGCTGTGGCTGGATGGTGAGCATCACAGGTACATTGATGAAGTGGGCACTATGAACATCTTCTTTGTAATAGATGATGTGGTGATTACTCCGCCCCTGGAAGGGTCTATCCTGCCCGGTATTACCAGGGACACTGCACTTAGGCTAACGAAATCGTGGGGCATGACCGTACAGGAAAAGCGCATCTCGATAGACGAGGTCATAGAAGCTTCAAAACAGGGTCATCTCCGGGAGGTATTCGGTACTGGTACGGCAGCTGTCATATCCCCTGTGGGGGAAATACAGTATAAGGACATCACTATCAATATCAATGATGGTAAGATAGGTCCTATTGCAAACCGGTTGTTCGATGAGATTACGCGTATCCAGTACGGGGAGTTACCTGACAACAATGGCTGGATATATAAAATTCCTTAA
- the queA gene encoding tRNA preQ1(34) S-adenosylmethionine ribosyltransferase-isomerase QueA: MRLSDFDYHLPQDMIAQKPADPRDSSKLMVLDRNEWHHHAFLDLPRFLRPGDLLVLNNSRVIPARLFGIKETGGRLEVLLVKRLDDKYYECLVRGKVNVGAKINFTNISGTLEGRVDSPTGYRYHIRFQCEGDFMTCLLEVGVMPVPPYIKEELEDGERYQTIYSRCEGSIAAPTAGLHFTPQLIDTIERMGVKLAFVTLHVGVGTFMPVRAEDVEEHTMESEYFIIDEDTTRAINDTIEIDGRIIVVGTTTVRALESAQWLDGRIVPSRGWSEIFIHPPYQFRTPMSGIITNFHLPKSTLLMLISAYAGKDAVLAAYKVAIDNGYRFYSFGDAMFILDNKKSGDKGLIDDTVRNMRADNTKMAGDNRGG, translated from the coding sequence ATGAGACTATCGGATTTTGATTACCACCTGCCCCAGGACATGATCGCCCAGAAACCCGCCGACCCCAGGGATTCTTCAAAGTTGATGGTGCTGGATAGAAACGAATGGCATCACCACGCTTTTCTTGACCTGCCCCGGTTCCTTCGCCCCGGTGACCTGCTGGTATTGAACAACAGCAGGGTGATACCTGCCAGGCTGTTCGGCATAAAAGAGACCGGAGGCAGGCTCGAAGTGCTGCTTGTTAAGCGGTTGGACGATAAGTATTATGAATGCCTGGTCAGGGGTAAGGTCAACGTGGGTGCTAAAATCAATTTCACGAACATATCAGGAACATTGGAGGGCCGTGTGGACTCCCCTACAGGATACCGATACCATATCAGGTTTCAATGCGAGGGGGACTTTATGACCTGCTTGCTCGAAGTGGGGGTCATGCCAGTGCCGCCATACATTAAAGAAGAACTGGAAGACGGGGAGCGATACCAGACCATATATTCCAGGTGCGAAGGCTCCATTGCAGCGCCAACTGCCGGACTGCATTTTACACCGCAATTGATTGATACGATTGAACGGATGGGCGTAAAACTGGCATTTGTGACACTCCATGTAGGGGTGGGCACGTTCATGCCAGTCCGTGCCGAAGATGTTGAAGAGCATACTATGGAGAGTGAATACTTTATCATTGACGAGGATACGACACGTGCAATTAATGATACAATTGAAATTGACGGCAGAATAATCGTGGTTGGCACGACTACGGTCAGGGCGCTGGAAAGTGCACAATGGCTGGATGGCAGGATAGTACCGTCACGGGGCTGGAGCGAGATATTCATTCACCCGCCATACCAGTTCAGGACACCTATGAGCGGGATTATCACCAATTTCCATCTTCCCAAATCCACACTGTTAATGCTTATCAGTGCTTATGCCGGGAAGGACGCGGTGCTGGCAGCATATAAAGTGGCCATAGATAATGGATACAGGTTCTACAGTTTTGGAGATGCAATGTTCATACTGGACAATAAGAAATCAGGGGATAAAGGGTTGATAGATGATACCGTGAGAAACATGAGGGCAGACAATACAAAAATGGCAGGGGACAACAGGGGGGGCTGA
- a CDS encoding sulfurtransferase TusA family protein: MNIQFLDTMGKTCPIPLFLTNSKLQQMSRGERLEVVSDCASLLPDLMSIFHKRCRVLNWANENTIFRITLQKT; this comes from the coding sequence ATGAATATCCAGTTCCTCGATACTATGGGAAAAACCTGCCCTATCCCGCTATTCCTGACAAATTCAAAGTTACAGCAGATGTCTCGCGGTGAAAGACTGGAAGTGGTTTCGGATTGTGCTTCCCTGCTGCCTGACCTTATGTCCATATTCCATAAACGATGCAGGGTATTGAACTGGGCAAATGAGAACACTATTTTCAGGATAACTCTCCAGAAGACCTAG
- a CDS encoding HNH endonuclease translates to MSRIKDIDLKKNMKYHSRIQHLTKLFLSKKAELATRYQGYQELLGFIDQCQYWGITDRGEEKALDKWIDVLERWPFDGGAPTGPLPHVQRQRTMTRDGFVCTMCGRPSDEVHHKTSRSKGGRNQAVNLTSLCMKCHDKVHGVRSGSDRN, encoded by the coding sequence ATGTCTCGAATAAAAGATATCGACCTGAAAAAAAATATGAAATACCACTCGAGGATACAACATCTCACGAAGTTGTTCCTGAGCAAGAAAGCAGAACTTGCCACCCGTTACCAGGGGTATCAGGAACTGCTGGGGTTCATTGACCAATGCCAGTACTGGGGTATCACTGACCGCGGAGAGGAGAAAGCTCTGGATAAATGGATTGATGTGCTCGAGCGCTGGCCCTTTGATGGTGGAGCACCCACTGGCCCGCTGCCGCACGTGCAAAGGCAGAGGACCATGACACGGGATGGATTTGTCTGTACCATGTGCGGACGCCCTTCTGATGAAGTGCACCATAAAACATCGAGGTCAAAGGGAGGCAGGAACCAAGCTGTAAATCTTACTTCATTGTGTATGAAATGTCACGACAAAGTGCATGGAGTAAGGTCTGGTTCAGATAGAAATTGA
- the lysA gene encoding diaminopimelate decarboxylase, translating to MFTIKNHLEKRDGHLTIGGVDTVDLVEEYGTPLYVTNEQRVRDNFRRYRKAFPGADMYYAAKANGNFTIMRILAQEGAGADVFGDGELYMALLAGIPREKILFNGNSKTDRELEMAVKTGVRVSVDSLDELNTLSRIAKSQKRIMNIAFRVNPDVSPDTHPKISTGLKTSKFGIPHQEVVAAYKEAIELEGVNPTGMHCHIGSQILDTSPFGEAINRMMDLVEQVKRLGVELEFLDIGSGLGIPYKKGEPAPTPQDLADVVLPIFEKRSKAIGVNLKLIIEPGRYIVGDTTILLTSVNTMKHAAKKFVGVDAGFNLLIRPAMYDSYHHVVVANKVDVPVSSLYTVVGPICETGDILAHNRELPQVEKNDIIALLDAGAYGFSMSSQYNGRPRCAEVLVNDGQVDVIRKAETYDDLLVNQLVPARFL from the coding sequence ATGTTTACCATAAAGAACCATCTGGAAAAGCGTGACGGTCACCTTACCATAGGAGGGGTTGACACTGTGGACCTTGTTGAAGAGTACGGCACGCCGTTGTATGTGACAAACGAACAGCGTGTCAGAGACAACTTCCGAAGGTACCGTAAGGCATTTCCTGGTGCAGACATGTACTATGCCGCCAAAGCCAATGGAAACTTCACTATCATGCGCATCCTGGCACAGGAAGGTGCTGGAGCCGACGTGTTTGGTGATGGCGAGCTTTACATGGCACTCCTTGCAGGTATCCCGAGGGAGAAGATACTCTTCAATGGTAACTCAAAGACTGACAGGGAACTGGAAATGGCTGTGAAGACCGGGGTCAGGGTCTCAGTGGATTCCCTCGACGAACTGAATACCTTAAGCCGGATAGCAAAATCGCAGAAAAGGATTATGAATATTGCCTTCAGGGTCAATCCGGATGTATCTCCTGACACCCATCCTAAGATAAGTACTGGACTTAAAACGTCCAAGTTCGGGATACCACATCAGGAAGTTGTGGCTGCATACAAGGAAGCAATTGAACTGGAAGGTGTGAATCCCACAGGCATGCACTGCCATATAGGCAGCCAGATACTGGATACGTCACCTTTTGGCGAGGCAATAAACCGTATGATGGACCTGGTCGAACAGGTGAAAAGGCTTGGCGTGGAGCTGGAGTTCCTGGATATTGGTTCGGGGCTGGGAATACCCTACAAGAAGGGCGAACCAGCACCCACACCACAGGACCTGGCAGATGTTGTGCTCCCCATCTTTGAGAAGCGTTCAAAGGCTATTGGTGTTAACCTGAAACTAATAATCGAACCAGGAAGGTATATTGTGGGGGATACGACGATATTATTGACCTCTGTCAATACCATGAAGCATGCCGCGAAGAAGTTCGTGGGTGTAGACGCCGGATTCAACCTGCTGATAAGACCTGCTATGTACGATAGTTATCATCATGTAGTGGTCGCAAATAAGGTGGATGTCCCGGTTTCAAGTCTTTACACTGTTGTTGGCCCCATATGCGAGACAGGAGATATTCTTGCCCATAACAGGGAATTGCCTCAGGTTGAGAAGAATGATATCATAGCTCTTCTTGATGCAGGTGCCTACGGGTTCAGCATGAGCAGTCAATATAATGGACGACCCAGATGTGCCGAGGTGCTGGTCAATGATGGTCAGGTGGATGTAATAAGGAAGGCTGAGACCTATGACGACCTGTTGGTTAACCAGCTTGTTCCTGCTCGATTCCTTTAA
- a CDS encoding 4Fe-4S binding protein yields the protein MAVIVDRFKCGYCGACVSVCPTGALELMETWIEVDNSCNNCRICVKICPVGALEVSK from the coding sequence TTGGCAGTAATAGTAGATAGATTTAAATGCGGATATTGTGGTGCATGTGTCAGTGTATGCCCTACTGGTGCCCTTGAATTGATGGAAACCTGGATAGAAGTCGATAATTCCTGCAATAATTGCAGGATATGTGTTAAAATATGTCCAGTGGGCGCACTGGAGGTATCCAAATGA
- a CDS encoding HIT family protein, with protein MEDCIFCKIVKGDIPSVTVYQDNDTLAFLDINPNTRGHTLVIPKKHADNITDMEDKDIASVFRTVRKVVSGLQAAIDPDGFNLVVNHGEVAGQVIHHFHCHVVPRNIGDGVEYTFEGSTLHPQEFKELAVQVAENIH; from the coding sequence ATGGAAGACTGTATATTTTGCAAAATAGTCAAAGGTGATATCCCGAGCGTTACTGTTTACCAGGACAACGATACTCTGGCATTTCTGGATATTAACCCGAATACCCGAGGGCACACACTGGTAATCCCAAAAAAACATGCTGATAACATAACGGACATGGAGGATAAGGATATAGCGTCAGTGTTCAGAACTGTTCGCAAAGTGGTCAGTGGTTTACAGGCGGCGATCGATCCTGACGGATTCAACCTGGTGGTCAATCACGGTGAAGTGGCAGGGCAGGTCATACATCACTTCCATTGCCACGTTGTACCACGAAATATCGGGGATGGTGTCGAATACACATTCGAGGGGTCAACACTTCATCCACAAGAGTTTAAGGAACTTGCTGTACAAGTGGCTGAGAACATACATTAA
- the tgt gene encoding tRNA guanosine(34) transglycosylase Tgt, giving the protein MFEIVHQEHSSHARVGKLITHHQVVDTPAFMPVATKATVKSLTSQEIREMGTQAIISNAFHLYLSPGHDLIHEAGGLHTFMDWDGAIFTDSGGFQILRKEFRFKLNNQGISYFNSRDGKRYMYTPEMCMEIQGALGSDVAMVLDDCPPWGSTRDEVRESVCRTLNWGQRSLEARCNDNQLVFAILQGGTYPEMRETCARKLVEMGFDGYGIGGLSIGEPKEVMHEIIRLNLTQIPPDKPRYLMGVGSPVELLESISLGVDIFDSAFPTRNARHQTVMTRYGQMDVRRSSHARDFRPIDEDCKCHTCQHFSRAYLYHLFKESELLALRLASIHNVHFLQELMGEARNSILEDRFHEFREQFKREYSGQANRT; this is encoded by the coding sequence ATGTTTGAAATAGTCCATCAGGAACATTCATCTCATGCCAGGGTAGGAAAACTGATCACGCATCACCAGGTCGTGGATACACCTGCATTTATGCCAGTGGCGACCAAGGCTACGGTCAAATCGCTTACATCCCAGGAAATACGGGAAATGGGAACCCAGGCCATCATCAGTAATGCTTTCCACCTGTACCTGAGCCCGGGCCATGATTTGATACATGAGGCAGGGGGGCTGCATACGTTCATGGATTGGGATGGAGCTATTTTCACGGACAGTGGCGGATTCCAGATATTGCGCAAGGAGTTCAGGTTCAAACTGAACAACCAGGGTATCAGTTACTTCAATTCCAGGGATGGTAAGCGGTATATGTACACGCCTGAAATGTGTATGGAGATACAGGGTGCACTGGGTTCTGACGTGGCAATGGTACTGGATGACTGCCCGCCCTGGGGCAGTACCCGTGACGAGGTAAGGGAATCGGTATGCCGGACATTGAACTGGGGGCAGCGCAGTCTTGAGGCGCGTTGTAATGACAACCAGCTGGTCTTTGCTATTTTGCAGGGAGGGACATACCCTGAGATGCGGGAAACCTGCGCCCGAAAACTGGTCGAAATGGGTTTTGACGGTTATGGTATCGGGGGTTTGAGCATCGGTGAGCCCAAAGAGGTTATGCATGAGATTATCAGGTTGAACCTGACCCAGATACCACCTGATAAGCCCAGATACCTTATGGGTGTGGGATCGCCAGTTGAACTGCTGGAATCGATATCACTGGGGGTCGATATCTTTGACAGCGCATTCCCCACCCGCAATGCAAGGCACCAGACTGTAATGACCAGGTACGGTCAGATGGACGTGCGCCGTTCATCCCATGCAAGGGACTTCAGGCCTATTGATGAAGATTGTAAGTGCCACACCTGTCAACACTTTTCCAGGGCATACCTGTACCACCTTTTCAAGGAATCGGAACTCCTGGCCCTGCGCCTGGCATCCATACACAATGTCCACTTCCTGCAAGAGTTGATGGGAGAGGCACGGAATTCCATCTTAGAGGATAGGTTCCATGAGTTCAGGGAACAGTTCAAGCGCGAATATTCAGGTCAGGCCAATAGAACCTAG
- a CDS encoding 2-hydroxyacyl-CoA dehydratase family protein codes for MNDTVGITALIPPELMYACGKRPLDVNNIVPGTTSSPRNKLCAWTAIWRDMILNGKLDIDSLVVVAGGDCHNALVDGQKAELSGMPTHYFFYPFDRDADYLRSQLEKLVRFLGGIQDEKMFSLISNLKSKGRELDELRVNNHALASDVFSVLISFSDLAGDPKAFEKTLDSVPETDVHYSSRVALIGVPPIYPDFHMVAEGFGLHVVYDELPFEFLRLGGYDLDSLASSYRNYSFAGPLKDRVRLIQEELRRRHVDGVIHYTQFACHHTLEDEIFREHLDYPILTVQGDLPRMSPEQLKLRLEAFAEMLEVIT; via the coding sequence ATGAACGATACCGTCGGAATAACAGCCCTGATACCCCCTGAACTCATGTATGCGTGCGGTAAGAGGCCACTTGATGTGAACAACATAGTGCCAGGAACAACATCGAGCCCTCGCAATAAACTGTGCGCCTGGACCGCTATCTGGAGAGATATGATACTGAACGGCAAACTGGATATCGATTCTTTGGTCGTGGTTGCCGGAGGTGACTGCCATAACGCGCTGGTGGACGGGCAAAAAGCAGAATTAAGCGGCATGCCCACACATTATTTTTTTTATCCCTTTGACAGGGATGCAGATTACCTGAGGTCACAGCTTGAGAAACTGGTCCGGTTCCTTGGCGGTATACAGGACGAGAAGATGTTTTCCCTTATCAGCAACCTGAAGTCAAAAGGCAGGGAACTGGACGAACTGAGAGTGAACAACCATGCACTGGCAAGTGATGTGTTCTCTGTCCTGATATCGTTCAGTGACCTGGCAGGAGACCCGAAGGCATTTGAAAAAACGCTGGACAGTGTACCCGAAACAGATGTGCACTATTCCAGCCGGGTTGCACTCATTGGCGTGCCTCCAATATATCCTGATTTCCATATGGTTGCTGAGGGTTTCGGGCTCCATGTGGTGTACGATGAACTTCCTTTCGAGTTCCTGCGCCTGGGCGGCTATGACCTTGATTCCCTTGCCAGCAGTTACAGGAATTATTCTTTTGCAGGCCCCCTTAAGGACAGAGTAAGGCTCATACAGGAAGAACTGCGCCGCCGCCACGTGGATGGCGTAATACACTATACCCAGTTTGCCTGCCACCATACCCTCGAAGATGAGATATTCAGGGAGCATCTCGACTATCCAATTCTCACCGTGCAGGGTGACCTGCCACGCATGTCCCCGGAACAGCTCAAGCTCAGGCTGGAAGCTTTTGCTGAGATGCTGGAGGTGATAACGTGA